The Castor canadensis chromosome X, mCasCan1.hap1v2, whole genome shotgun sequence genome includes a region encoding these proteins:
- the Porcn gene encoding protein-serine O-palmitoleoyltransferase porcupine isoform X7, translating into MAACLTKIDSVTSCMTDTLTHTMCLAVYLFHCFIIRNKLCGSNGAWQVCWLVTLPVCDFGKRWLRAYESAVSFHFSNYFVGFLSEATATLAGAGFTEEKDHLEWDLTVSRPLNVELPRSMVEVVTSWNLPMSYWLNNYVFKNALRLGTFSAVLVTYAASALLHGFSFHLAAVLLSLAFITYVEHVLRKRLARILSACVLSKRCPPDCSHRHRLGLGVRALNLLFGALAIFHLAYLGSLFDVDVDDTTEEQGYGMAYTVHKWSELSWASHWVTFGCWIFYRLIG; encoded by the exons ATGGCTGCCTGTTTGACCAAGATTGACTCTGTGACTTCATGTATGACTGACACTCTGACACATACTATGTGTCTGGCTGTCTACCTGTTCCATTGTTTCATCATCAGAAATAAGTTATGTGGCTCCAATGGGGCGTGGCAAGTGTGTTGGTTGGTGACTCTACCTGTCTGTGACTTCGGCAAGAG GTGGCTGCGAGCCTATGAGAGTGCTGTATCTTTCCACTTCAGCAACTATTTCGTGGGCTTTCTGTCCGAGGCCACGGCCACATTGGCAGGGGCTGGCTTCACCGAGGAGAAGGACCACCTAGAATG GGATCTGACAGTGTCTAGACCACTGAACGTAGAGCTACCCCGCTCAATGGTGGAAGTTGTCACAAGCTGGAACCTGCCCATGTCTTATTGGCTAAATAACT ATGTTTTCAAGAATGCTCTCCGCCTGGGGACCTTCTCAGCTGTGCTGGTCACCTATGCCGCCAGTGCCCTCCTGCAC GGCTTCAGCTTCCACCTGGCTGCAGTACTGCTGTCTCTGGCGTTTATCACTTACGTAGAACACG TCCTCCGGAAGCGCCTGGCTCGGATCCTCAGTGCCTGTGTCTTGTCCAAACGGTGTCCACCAGACTGCTCGCACCGGCATCGCTTG GGCCTGGGGGTGCGAGCCTTAAATCTGCTCTTTGGGGCCCTGGCCATCTTCCACCTGGCCTACCTGGGCTCCCTGTTTGATGTCGACGTGGATGACACCACAGAGGAGCAG GGTTACGGCATGGCATATACTGTCCACAAGTGGTCAGAGCTCAGCTGGGCCAGTCACTGGGTCACTTTTGGATGCTGGATCTTCTACCGTCTTATAGGCTGA
- the Porcn gene encoding protein-serine O-palmitoleoyltransferase porcupine isoform X5 gives MVWVVLLSLLCYLVLFLCRHSSHRGVFLSVTILIYLLMGEMHMVDTVTWHKMRGAQMIVAMKAVSLGFDLDRGEVGAVPSPVEFMGYLYFVGTIVFGPWISFHSYLQAVQGRPLSRQWLQKVARSLVLALLCLVLSTCVGPYLFPYFIPLDGDRLLRNKKRKARGPRGTMVRWLRAYESAVSFHFSNYFVGFLSEATATLAGAGFTEEKDHLEWDLTVSRPLNVELPRSMVEVVTSWNLPMSYWLNNYVFKNALRLGTFSAVLVTYAASALLHGFSFHLAAVLLSLAFITYVEHVLRKRLARILSACVLSKRCPPDCSHRHRLGLGVRALNLLFGALAIFHLAYLGSLFDVDVDDTTEEQGYGMAYTVHKWSELSWASHWVTFGCWIFYRLIG, from the exons ATGGTTTGGGTGGTACTGCTCAGCCTCCTGTGCTACCTTGTGCTGTTCCTCTGCCGACACTCCTCCCACCGAGGCGTCTTCCTCTCCGTCACCATCCTTATCTACCTACTCATGGG TGAGATGCACATGGTAGACACTGTGACATGGCACAAGATGCGAG GGGCCCAGATGATCGTGGCCATGAAGGCAGTGTCTCTGGGCTTTGACCTGGACCGGGGCGAGGTGGGTGCAGTACCCTCGCCTGTAGAGTTCATGGGCTACCTCTACTTCGTGGGCACCATCGTCTTTGGGCCCTGGATATCCTTCCACAGCTACCTACAGGCTGTCCAAGGCCGTCCACTG AGCCGCCAGTGGCTGCAGAAGGTGGCCCGGAGCCTGGTGCTGGCCCTGCTGTGCCTTGTCCTGTCCACCTGTGTGGGCCCCTACCTCTTCCCCTACTTCATCCCCCTCGACGGTGACCGCCTCCTTCGCAA CAAGAAACGCAAAGCCAG GGGCCCTAGGGGCACCATGGTAAG GTGGCTGCGAGCCTATGAGAGTGCTGTATCTTTCCACTTCAGCAACTATTTCGTGGGCTTTCTGTCCGAGGCCACGGCCACATTGGCAGGGGCTGGCTTCACCGAGGAGAAGGACCACCTAGAATG GGATCTGACAGTGTCTAGACCACTGAACGTAGAGCTACCCCGCTCAATGGTGGAAGTTGTCACAAGCTGGAACCTGCCCATGTCTTATTGGCTAAATAACT ATGTTTTCAAGAATGCTCTCCGCCTGGGGACCTTCTCAGCTGTGCTGGTCACCTATGCCGCCAGTGCCCTCCTGCAC GGCTTCAGCTTCCACCTGGCTGCAGTACTGCTGTCTCTGGCGTTTATCACTTACGTAGAACACG TCCTCCGGAAGCGCCTGGCTCGGATCCTCAGTGCCTGTGTCTTGTCCAAACGGTGTCCACCAGACTGCTCGCACCGGCATCGCTTG GGCCTGGGGGTGCGAGCCTTAAATCTGCTCTTTGGGGCCCTGGCCATCTTCCACCTGGCCTACCTGGGCTCCCTGTTTGATGTCGACGTGGATGACACCACAGAGGAGCAG GGTTACGGCATGGCATATACTGTCCACAAGTGGTCAGAGCTCAGCTGGGCCAGTCACTGGGTCACTTTTGGATGCTGGATCTTCTACCGTCTTATAGGCTGA
- the Porcn gene encoding protein-serine O-palmitoleoyltransferase porcupine isoform X1, protein MATFSRQEFFQQLLQGCLLPTVQQGLDQIWLLLALCLACRLLWRLGLPSYLKHASTVAGGFFSLYHFFQLHMVWVVLLSLLCYLVLFLCRHSSHRGVFLSVTILIYLLMGEMHMVDTVTWHKMRGAQMIVAMKAVSLGFDLDRGEVGAVPSPVEFMGYLYFVGTIVFGPWISFHSYLQAVQGRPLSRQWLQKVARSLVLALLCLVLSTCVGPYLFPYFIPLDGDRLLRNKKRKARGPRGTMVRWLRAYESAVSFHFSNYFVGFLSEATATLAGAGFTEEKDHLEWDLTVSRPLNVELPRSMVEVVTSWNLPMSYWLNNYVFKNALRLGTFSAVLVTYAASALLHGFSFHLAAVLLSLAFITYVEHVLRKRLARILSACVLSKRCPPDCSHRHRLGLGVRALNLLFGALAIFHLAYLGSLFDVDVDDTTEEQGYGMAYTVHKWSELSWASHWVTFGCWIFYRLIG, encoded by the exons ATGGCCACCTTCAGCCGCCAGGAATTTTTCCAGCAGCTACTGCAGGGCTGTCTCCTGCCTACCGTCCAGCAGGGCCTTGACCAGATCTGGCTGCTCCTTGCCCTCTGCCTCGCCTGCCGTCTCCTCTGGAGGCTTG GGTTACCGTCCTACCTGAAGCATGCAAGCACCGTGGCAGGCGGGTTCTTCAGCCTCTACCACTTCTTCCAGCTGCACATGGTTTGGGTGGTACTGCTCAGCCTCCTGTGCTACCTTGTGCTGTTCCTCTGCCGACACTCCTCCCACCGAGGCGTCTTCCTCTCCGTCACCATCCTTATCTACCTACTCATGGG TGAGATGCACATGGTAGACACTGTGACATGGCACAAGATGCGAG GGGCCCAGATGATCGTGGCCATGAAGGCAGTGTCTCTGGGCTTTGACCTGGACCGGGGCGAGGTGGGTGCAGTACCCTCGCCTGTAGAGTTCATGGGCTACCTCTACTTCGTGGGCACCATCGTCTTTGGGCCCTGGATATCCTTCCACAGCTACCTACAGGCTGTCCAAGGCCGTCCACTG AGCCGCCAGTGGCTGCAGAAGGTGGCCCGGAGCCTGGTGCTGGCCCTGCTGTGCCTTGTCCTGTCCACCTGTGTGGGCCCCTACCTCTTCCCCTACTTCATCCCCCTCGACGGTGACCGCCTCCTTCGCAA CAAGAAACGCAAAGCCAG GGGCCCTAGGGGCACCATGGTAAG GTGGCTGCGAGCCTATGAGAGTGCTGTATCTTTCCACTTCAGCAACTATTTCGTGGGCTTTCTGTCCGAGGCCACGGCCACATTGGCAGGGGCTGGCTTCACCGAGGAGAAGGACCACCTAGAATG GGATCTGACAGTGTCTAGACCACTGAACGTAGAGCTACCCCGCTCAATGGTGGAAGTTGTCACAAGCTGGAACCTGCCCATGTCTTATTGGCTAAATAACT ATGTTTTCAAGAATGCTCTCCGCCTGGGGACCTTCTCAGCTGTGCTGGTCACCTATGCCGCCAGTGCCCTCCTGCAC GGCTTCAGCTTCCACCTGGCTGCAGTACTGCTGTCTCTGGCGTTTATCACTTACGTAGAACACG TCCTCCGGAAGCGCCTGGCTCGGATCCTCAGTGCCTGTGTCTTGTCCAAACGGTGTCCACCAGACTGCTCGCACCGGCATCGCTTG GGCCTGGGGGTGCGAGCCTTAAATCTGCTCTTTGGGGCCCTGGCCATCTTCCACCTGGCCTACCTGGGCTCCCTGTTTGATGTCGACGTGGATGACACCACAGAGGAGCAG GGTTACGGCATGGCATATACTGTCCACAAGTGGTCAGAGCTCAGCTGGGCCAGTCACTGGGTCACTTTTGGATGCTGGATCTTCTACCGTCTTATAGGCTGA
- the Porcn gene encoding protein-serine O-palmitoleoyltransferase porcupine isoform X4 codes for MEGLDQIWLLLALCLACRLLWRLGLPSYLKHASTVAGGFFSLYHFFQLHMVWVVLLSLLCYLVLFLCRHSSHRGVFLSVTILIYLLMGEMHMVDTVTWHKMRGAQMIVAMKAVSLGFDLDRGEVGAVPSPVEFMGYLYFVGTIVFGPWISFHSYLQAVQGRPLSRQWLQKVARSLVLALLCLVLSTCVGPYLFPYFIPLDGDRLLRNKKRKARGPRGTMVRWLRAYESAVSFHFSNYFVGFLSEATATLAGAGFTEEKDHLEWDLTVSRPLNVELPRSMVEVVTSWNLPMSYWLNNYVFKNALRLGTFSAVLVTYAASALLHGFSFHLAAVLLSLAFITYVEHVLRKRLARILSACVLSKRCPPDCSHRHRLGLGVRALNLLFGALAIFHLAYLGSLFDVDVDDTTEEQGYGMAYTVHKWSELSWASHWVTFGCWIFYRLIG; via the exons ATGGAG GGCCTTGACCAGATCTGGCTGCTCCTTGCCCTCTGCCTCGCCTGCCGTCTCCTCTGGAGGCTTG GGTTACCGTCCTACCTGAAGCATGCAAGCACCGTGGCAGGCGGGTTCTTCAGCCTCTACCACTTCTTCCAGCTGCACATGGTTTGGGTGGTACTGCTCAGCCTCCTGTGCTACCTTGTGCTGTTCCTCTGCCGACACTCCTCCCACCGAGGCGTCTTCCTCTCCGTCACCATCCTTATCTACCTACTCATGGG TGAGATGCACATGGTAGACACTGTGACATGGCACAAGATGCGAG GGGCCCAGATGATCGTGGCCATGAAGGCAGTGTCTCTGGGCTTTGACCTGGACCGGGGCGAGGTGGGTGCAGTACCCTCGCCTGTAGAGTTCATGGGCTACCTCTACTTCGTGGGCACCATCGTCTTTGGGCCCTGGATATCCTTCCACAGCTACCTACAGGCTGTCCAAGGCCGTCCACTG AGCCGCCAGTGGCTGCAGAAGGTGGCCCGGAGCCTGGTGCTGGCCCTGCTGTGCCTTGTCCTGTCCACCTGTGTGGGCCCCTACCTCTTCCCCTACTTCATCCCCCTCGACGGTGACCGCCTCCTTCGCAA CAAGAAACGCAAAGCCAG GGGCCCTAGGGGCACCATGGTAAG GTGGCTGCGAGCCTATGAGAGTGCTGTATCTTTCCACTTCAGCAACTATTTCGTGGGCTTTCTGTCCGAGGCCACGGCCACATTGGCAGGGGCTGGCTTCACCGAGGAGAAGGACCACCTAGAATG GGATCTGACAGTGTCTAGACCACTGAACGTAGAGCTACCCCGCTCAATGGTGGAAGTTGTCACAAGCTGGAACCTGCCCATGTCTTATTGGCTAAATAACT ATGTTTTCAAGAATGCTCTCCGCCTGGGGACCTTCTCAGCTGTGCTGGTCACCTATGCCGCCAGTGCCCTCCTGCAC GGCTTCAGCTTCCACCTGGCTGCAGTACTGCTGTCTCTGGCGTTTATCACTTACGTAGAACACG TCCTCCGGAAGCGCCTGGCTCGGATCCTCAGTGCCTGTGTCTTGTCCAAACGGTGTCCACCAGACTGCTCGCACCGGCATCGCTTG GGCCTGGGGGTGCGAGCCTTAAATCTGCTCTTTGGGGCCCTGGCCATCTTCCACCTGGCCTACCTGGGCTCCCTGTTTGATGTCGACGTGGATGACACCACAGAGGAGCAG GGTTACGGCATGGCATATACTGTCCACAAGTGGTCAGAGCTCAGCTGGGCCAGTCACTGGGTCACTTTTGGATGCTGGATCTTCTACCGTCTTATAGGCTGA
- the Porcn gene encoding protein-serine O-palmitoleoyltransferase porcupine isoform X3, with the protein MATFSRQEFFQQLLQGCLLPTVQQGLDQIWLLLALCLACRLLWRLGLPSYLKHASTVAGGFFSLYHFFQLHMVWVVLLSLLCYLVLFLCRHSSHRGVFLSVTILIYLLMGEMHMVDTVTWHKMRGAQMIVAMKAVSLGFDLDRGEVGAVPSPVEFMGYLYFVGTIVFGPWISFHSYLQAVQGRPLSRQWLQKVARSLVLALLCLVLSTCVGPYLFPYFIPLDGDRLLRKWLRAYESAVSFHFSNYFVGFLSEATATLAGAGFTEEKDHLEWDLTVSRPLNVELPRSMVEVVTSWNLPMSYWLNNYVFKNALRLGTFSAVLVTYAASALLHGFSFHLAAVLLSLAFITYVEHVLRKRLARILSACVLSKRCPPDCSHRHRLGLGVRALNLLFGALAIFHLAYLGSLFDVDVDDTTEEQGYGMAYTVHKWSELSWASHWVTFGCWIFYRLIG; encoded by the exons ATGGCCACCTTCAGCCGCCAGGAATTTTTCCAGCAGCTACTGCAGGGCTGTCTCCTGCCTACCGTCCAGCAGGGCCTTGACCAGATCTGGCTGCTCCTTGCCCTCTGCCTCGCCTGCCGTCTCCTCTGGAGGCTTG GGTTACCGTCCTACCTGAAGCATGCAAGCACCGTGGCAGGCGGGTTCTTCAGCCTCTACCACTTCTTCCAGCTGCACATGGTTTGGGTGGTACTGCTCAGCCTCCTGTGCTACCTTGTGCTGTTCCTCTGCCGACACTCCTCCCACCGAGGCGTCTTCCTCTCCGTCACCATCCTTATCTACCTACTCATGGG TGAGATGCACATGGTAGACACTGTGACATGGCACAAGATGCGAG GGGCCCAGATGATCGTGGCCATGAAGGCAGTGTCTCTGGGCTTTGACCTGGACCGGGGCGAGGTGGGTGCAGTACCCTCGCCTGTAGAGTTCATGGGCTACCTCTACTTCGTGGGCACCATCGTCTTTGGGCCCTGGATATCCTTCCACAGCTACCTACAGGCTGTCCAAGGCCGTCCACTG AGCCGCCAGTGGCTGCAGAAGGTGGCCCGGAGCCTGGTGCTGGCCCTGCTGTGCCTTGTCCTGTCCACCTGTGTGGGCCCCTACCTCTTCCCCTACTTCATCCCCCTCGACGGTGACCGCCTCCTTCGCAA GTGGCTGCGAGCCTATGAGAGTGCTGTATCTTTCCACTTCAGCAACTATTTCGTGGGCTTTCTGTCCGAGGCCACGGCCACATTGGCAGGGGCTGGCTTCACCGAGGAGAAGGACCACCTAGAATG GGATCTGACAGTGTCTAGACCACTGAACGTAGAGCTACCCCGCTCAATGGTGGAAGTTGTCACAAGCTGGAACCTGCCCATGTCTTATTGGCTAAATAACT ATGTTTTCAAGAATGCTCTCCGCCTGGGGACCTTCTCAGCTGTGCTGGTCACCTATGCCGCCAGTGCCCTCCTGCAC GGCTTCAGCTTCCACCTGGCTGCAGTACTGCTGTCTCTGGCGTTTATCACTTACGTAGAACACG TCCTCCGGAAGCGCCTGGCTCGGATCCTCAGTGCCTGTGTCTTGTCCAAACGGTGTCCACCAGACTGCTCGCACCGGCATCGCTTG GGCCTGGGGGTGCGAGCCTTAAATCTGCTCTTTGGGGCCCTGGCCATCTTCCACCTGGCCTACCTGGGCTCCCTGTTTGATGTCGACGTGGATGACACCACAGAGGAGCAG GGTTACGGCATGGCATATACTGTCCACAAGTGGTCAGAGCTCAGCTGGGCCAGTCACTGGGTCACTTTTGGATGCTGGATCTTCTACCGTCTTATAGGCTGA
- the Porcn gene encoding protein-serine O-palmitoleoyltransferase porcupine isoform X6 translates to MVWVVLLSLLCYLVLFLCRHSSHRGVFLSVTILIYLLMGEMHMVDTVTWHKMRGAQMIVAMKAVSLGFDLDRGEVGAVPSPVEFMGYLYFVGTIVFGPWISFHSYLQAVQGRPLSRQWLQKVARSLVLALLCLVLSTCVGPYLFPYFIPLDGDRLLRKWLRAYESAVSFHFSNYFVGFLSEATATLAGAGFTEEKDHLEWDLTVSRPLNVELPRSMVEVVTSWNLPMSYWLNNYVFKNALRLGTFSAVLVTYAASALLHGFSFHLAAVLLSLAFITYVEHVLRKRLARILSACVLSKRCPPDCSHRHRLGLGVRALNLLFGALAIFHLAYLGSLFDVDVDDTTEEQGYGMAYTVHKWSELSWASHWVTFGCWIFYRLIG, encoded by the exons ATGGTTTGGGTGGTACTGCTCAGCCTCCTGTGCTACCTTGTGCTGTTCCTCTGCCGACACTCCTCCCACCGAGGCGTCTTCCTCTCCGTCACCATCCTTATCTACCTACTCATGGG TGAGATGCACATGGTAGACACTGTGACATGGCACAAGATGCGAG GGGCCCAGATGATCGTGGCCATGAAGGCAGTGTCTCTGGGCTTTGACCTGGACCGGGGCGAGGTGGGTGCAGTACCCTCGCCTGTAGAGTTCATGGGCTACCTCTACTTCGTGGGCACCATCGTCTTTGGGCCCTGGATATCCTTCCACAGCTACCTACAGGCTGTCCAAGGCCGTCCACTG AGCCGCCAGTGGCTGCAGAAGGTGGCCCGGAGCCTGGTGCTGGCCCTGCTGTGCCTTGTCCTGTCCACCTGTGTGGGCCCCTACCTCTTCCCCTACTTCATCCCCCTCGACGGTGACCGCCTCCTTCGCAA GTGGCTGCGAGCCTATGAGAGTGCTGTATCTTTCCACTTCAGCAACTATTTCGTGGGCTTTCTGTCCGAGGCCACGGCCACATTGGCAGGGGCTGGCTTCACCGAGGAGAAGGACCACCTAGAATG GGATCTGACAGTGTCTAGACCACTGAACGTAGAGCTACCCCGCTCAATGGTGGAAGTTGTCACAAGCTGGAACCTGCCCATGTCTTATTGGCTAAATAACT ATGTTTTCAAGAATGCTCTCCGCCTGGGGACCTTCTCAGCTGTGCTGGTCACCTATGCCGCCAGTGCCCTCCTGCAC GGCTTCAGCTTCCACCTGGCTGCAGTACTGCTGTCTCTGGCGTTTATCACTTACGTAGAACACG TCCTCCGGAAGCGCCTGGCTCGGATCCTCAGTGCCTGTGTCTTGTCCAAACGGTGTCCACCAGACTGCTCGCACCGGCATCGCTTG GGCCTGGGGGTGCGAGCCTTAAATCTGCTCTTTGGGGCCCTGGCCATCTTCCACCTGGCCTACCTGGGCTCCCTGTTTGATGTCGACGTGGATGACACCACAGAGGAGCAG GGTTACGGCATGGCATATACTGTCCACAAGTGGTCAGAGCTCAGCTGGGCCAGTCACTGGGTCACTTTTGGATGCTGGATCTTCTACCGTCTTATAGGCTGA
- the Porcn gene encoding protein-serine O-palmitoleoyltransferase porcupine isoform X2, which translates to MATFSRQEFFQQLLQGCLLPTVQQGLDQIWLLLALCLACRLLWRLGLPSYLKHASTVAGGFFSLYHFFQLHMVWVVLLSLLCYLVLFLCRHSSHRGVFLSVTILIYLLMGEMHMVDTVTWHKMRGAQMIVAMKAVSLGFDLDRGEVGAVPSPVEFMGYLYFVGTIVFGPWISFHSYLQAVQGRPLSRQWLQKVARSLVLALLCLVLSTCVGPYLFPYFIPLDGDRLLRNKKRKARWLRAYESAVSFHFSNYFVGFLSEATATLAGAGFTEEKDHLEWDLTVSRPLNVELPRSMVEVVTSWNLPMSYWLNNYVFKNALRLGTFSAVLVTYAASALLHGFSFHLAAVLLSLAFITYVEHVLRKRLARILSACVLSKRCPPDCSHRHRLGLGVRALNLLFGALAIFHLAYLGSLFDVDVDDTTEEQGYGMAYTVHKWSELSWASHWVTFGCWIFYRLIG; encoded by the exons ATGGCCACCTTCAGCCGCCAGGAATTTTTCCAGCAGCTACTGCAGGGCTGTCTCCTGCCTACCGTCCAGCAGGGCCTTGACCAGATCTGGCTGCTCCTTGCCCTCTGCCTCGCCTGCCGTCTCCTCTGGAGGCTTG GGTTACCGTCCTACCTGAAGCATGCAAGCACCGTGGCAGGCGGGTTCTTCAGCCTCTACCACTTCTTCCAGCTGCACATGGTTTGGGTGGTACTGCTCAGCCTCCTGTGCTACCTTGTGCTGTTCCTCTGCCGACACTCCTCCCACCGAGGCGTCTTCCTCTCCGTCACCATCCTTATCTACCTACTCATGGG TGAGATGCACATGGTAGACACTGTGACATGGCACAAGATGCGAG GGGCCCAGATGATCGTGGCCATGAAGGCAGTGTCTCTGGGCTTTGACCTGGACCGGGGCGAGGTGGGTGCAGTACCCTCGCCTGTAGAGTTCATGGGCTACCTCTACTTCGTGGGCACCATCGTCTTTGGGCCCTGGATATCCTTCCACAGCTACCTACAGGCTGTCCAAGGCCGTCCACTG AGCCGCCAGTGGCTGCAGAAGGTGGCCCGGAGCCTGGTGCTGGCCCTGCTGTGCCTTGTCCTGTCCACCTGTGTGGGCCCCTACCTCTTCCCCTACTTCATCCCCCTCGACGGTGACCGCCTCCTTCGCAA CAAGAAACGCAAAGCCAG GTGGCTGCGAGCCTATGAGAGTGCTGTATCTTTCCACTTCAGCAACTATTTCGTGGGCTTTCTGTCCGAGGCCACGGCCACATTGGCAGGGGCTGGCTTCACCGAGGAGAAGGACCACCTAGAATG GGATCTGACAGTGTCTAGACCACTGAACGTAGAGCTACCCCGCTCAATGGTGGAAGTTGTCACAAGCTGGAACCTGCCCATGTCTTATTGGCTAAATAACT ATGTTTTCAAGAATGCTCTCCGCCTGGGGACCTTCTCAGCTGTGCTGGTCACCTATGCCGCCAGTGCCCTCCTGCAC GGCTTCAGCTTCCACCTGGCTGCAGTACTGCTGTCTCTGGCGTTTATCACTTACGTAGAACACG TCCTCCGGAAGCGCCTGGCTCGGATCCTCAGTGCCTGTGTCTTGTCCAAACGGTGTCCACCAGACTGCTCGCACCGGCATCGCTTG GGCCTGGGGGTGCGAGCCTTAAATCTGCTCTTTGGGGCCCTGGCCATCTTCCACCTGGCCTACCTGGGCTCCCTGTTTGATGTCGACGTGGATGACACCACAGAGGAGCAG GGTTACGGCATGGCATATACTGTCCACAAGTGGTCAGAGCTCAGCTGGGCCAGTCACTGGGTCACTTTTGGATGCTGGATCTTCTACCGTCTTATAGGCTGA